From a single Anomaloglossus baeobatrachus isolate aAnoBae1 chromosome 8, aAnoBae1.hap1, whole genome shotgun sequence genomic region:
- the HCCS gene encoding holocytochrome c-type synthase gives MGTSTSAQSSPHPSPAVSVSADSATSPPAGCPMHQKKMEATGCPMHKDVSQTAENCSGPGHQERAYEYVQCPMRASGKEDIDPSNMMPPPNQTPAPDQPFSLSLNREESTIPRSNTEKNWVYPSEQMFWNAMLRKGWKWKDDDLKPEDMNNIIKIHNQNNEQAWSEILKWEALHARECPCGPSLVRFGGKAKEFSPRARIRSWMGYELPFDRHDWIVNRCGQEVRYVIDYYDGGEVDKNYQFTILDVRPAFDSMTAVWDRMKVAWWRWTS, from the exons ATGGGCACATCTACATCAGCCCAATCTTCTCCGCACCCTTCCCCTGCTGTATCAGTGAGTGCAGACTCGGCCACGTCGCCCCCTGCAGGATGTCCAATGCATCAAAAAAAGATGGAAG CGACAGGATGTCCGATGCACAAAGACGTTTCACAGACTGCGGAGAACTGCTCAGGTCCCGGTCATCAGGAGAGAGCCTATGAATATGTCCAGTGTCCAATGAGAGCGAGCGGTAAAGAGGACATTGACCCCAGCAATATG aTGCCACCTCCGAACCAGACTCCAGCGCCAGATCAGCCTTTCTCCCTTTCATTGAACAGAGAAGAATCTACTATTCCTCGCTCCAACACCGAGAAAAATTGGGTGTATCCATCAGAGCAAATGTTTTGGAATGCAATGCTCAGGAAGGG GTGGAAATGGAAGGACGATGACCTTAAACCTGAAGATATGAATAATATAATCAAGATTCACAATCAGAACAATGAACAGGCCTGGTCCGAGATCCTGAAGTGGGAAGCTCTCCATGCCAG AGAGTGTCCCTGTGGCCCAAGTCTTGTTCGTTTTGGTGGAAAAGCAAAAGAGTTTTCCCCGCGAGCGCGTATCCGCTCGTGGATGGG CTATGAACTTCCCTTTGACCGTCACGATTGGATTGTAAATCGCTGCGGGCAGGAGGTCCGGTACGTCATCGACTATTATGATGGAGGAGAAGTCGATAAAAACTATCAGTTCACAATCTTGGACGTCCGCCCGGCTTTTGACTCCATGACTGCCGTCTGGGACAGGATGAAGGTGGCCTGGTGGCGCTGGACATCCTAA